The genomic segment CTACCTATCAGAGACATTGCTTCAAGTACAAAACGAGAGGTGTATGTTTGTTGTTTGATGAAAGAAACTCAGTTTTTGTTCTGATCAgttgattttgaaaaataatgtagAAGTTAGTGATAGTTAAATTAAGGAATAAATAGATATCACTATGAAGTTCATTTATTAGAGAATGACTTGACGTTGCTGACATAGCATGAGGTCTCCTTATTTCAATCTGTTAATCTAAATACTGAAATTAGAAGGCTCGGCAATAATAACCAACCCTAGTTGAAGAGAATCGAAGGTGGTTGACATCACAGTATAAAGATGGTATCGAAAGAAAAATTATGACAAAGAGAGTGAAagttataattttatatggctATTTAAAAACAACCAGTTGAATTATTCAATAAATTGCAGTAAATATCCCACAAATCGCATTTATAAGCACAGTTATTCAGAGCATTTTTGGTAATGTGTTCAAAGTTTTCAAAAGTGGCTTTTATAATTATCATTTAACattcttcatttattttaatgGAATTTTAGGATCGTTTCGGAGGGGTCCATTTCTTCAACCCAGTTCCTATGATGAAGCTTGTTGAAGTCATCAAAGCTCCAAACACAAGTCAAGAAACATTTGATGCTTTGTTTACATGGAGTAAATCTGTAAGTTTCGTCAATCAGTTGGATTTTTTAATGGCTGGTTTCAGACAGTTGAGCAAGGCACTATTCGCTGATATTTTTTGGAAGAACTGGAAAGTTTTGGCCATTGAGCTACCCAGTTTTATTGTACTTCGGGATGAGGTGGTTTTATGACTGTTTGGAATATGCTCCCCATcgaacctctgattaccctgcacgCAGGTTCTAATTCTGTGGGGGGTGATTATGTGCGAaacgattgctggactcctcgccgccatagggtgattcatgtaaccgctggtctgtTGCGGCTTCTTCCAACACCagatccatgcatctgaaacaaataactggctaactaattccattcCCTACATGGAATGGTATACGGACGAGGGCAAGGTAGGGGGGATCTACTATATGTTGAGAGGACAGGAACCTTTCTAGTGCAGCAttacctacccaatttattacacccaaTTGGTTGTttgagttattattattatcagtCATATTAataattgatttcatttttcaacAGCTTGGCAAGACTGCAGTTTCATGCAAAGATACTCCTGGATTTTTAGTGAACCGACTACTCGTCCCTTATACGGCAGAAGCAGTTCGCTTATATGAACGAGGCCATGGATCTATCAAAGATATCGACATCGCTATGAAACTTGGAGCTGGCTACCCAATGGGTCCTTTCGAGCTGACAGATTACGTCGGGCTCGACACTTGCAAATTCATTCTAGATGGGTGGAGAGAAGCTATGCCTGATAATCCATTGTTCGATGGCAGCCCGCTGATGGATAAATTAGTTTCGGAAGGAAAACTAGGTGTGAAGTCTGGAGAGGGATTCTACAAGTATAATAATAAAGGACAAAAAATGTAGATTTTTCCATGTGTATCAGGTTTCGagtaatttatgaaaatttagtTTGCAAATCAATTTAAATTACTTTTCTGGTTGGAGTAATTTCTGAGGCCTTCTATTATCTTCTACAAATCTATCATCCATTATGGGTTTCCTGCTCTGAATTTTTTCGAACGGTCTTTGGCAGCAGAATAGACACACTAAGAGCTATTTTTTGACATTAAAAAATTCATTATCAGAATTTTTGCATCCTTACTAGATATTTTTGTAGACCAGTGATTGTTTGCAACTTTAGCAATTAGTGCACTTATGACTCAACTCAACCATCCTCAAATGCCATTTTTTGATTCTTTTACATATAATACCACAGATGTCAAATATTATTGACCAAATGATATGAATCAGTCGTTTTTCCTGTTTATCTTCCATGGTGTAGAACAGTCGGGGCCCCCCGAAGTACGCGtccacaagtacttctagtgggcgtagcataatgttttttgcatataatatttctaacccccacctgacaaTGTTATCTAAAAAATTGAGTCAGTATGCCATCACAATCGCATCATAGAGCTTGCTAAAGTAATGAACTCACTAACGCCAGCAAT from the Styela clava chromosome 5, kaStyClav1.hap1.2, whole genome shotgun sequence genome contains:
- the LOC120344086 gene encoding hydroxyacyl-coenzyme A dehydrogenase, mitochondrial-like; amino-acid sequence: MLSTQIIRNMSTANRLSQIKKLVVIGGGQMGSGIAQVSAVVGNEVIIVDQNEELLAKSRSTIEKSLQRVAAKKYKDEPEKGKTFVQESMSQIQTNTDAETAVQNADLVVEAIVENLKIKQDLFKSLDAVAPANTIFASNTSSLPIRDIASSTKREDRFGGVHFFNPVPMMKLVEVIKAPNTSQETFDALFTWSKSLGKTAVSCKDTPGFLVNRLLVPYTAEAVRLYERGHGSIKDIDIAMKLGAGYPMGPFELTDYVGLDTCKFILDGWREAMPDNPLFDGSPLMDKLVSEGKLGVKSGEGFYKYNNKGQKM